From one Phocaeicola salanitronis DSM 18170 genomic stretch:
- a CDS encoding Rpn family recombination-promoting nuclease/putative transposase has protein sequence MESRDLKDRYVNPYTDFGFKKLFGTEINKDLLISFINSLLHGREVVKDLTYLNTEHLGTSEADRRAVFDVYCENEKGEKILVEMQRGIQQYFKDRSLYYATFPIREQGQKGEWDYRLKSVYIIGILNFTFDKDNDDYYHHEVQLLDNQTKEVFYDKLTFIYLEMPKFNKTEDELNGMFEKWLFVLRNLSRLMERPKALQERVFTKLFEAAEIAKFTKTEYDNYEESLKVYRDWKNMIVTEKKISWEEGHEIGTEEGEKKKAIKTARAMKADNEPIAKIMKYTELSEEEINQL, from the coding sequence ATGGAAAGCAGAGACCTCAAAGACAGATACGTCAACCCGTACACCGACTTCGGTTTCAAGAAACTGTTCGGTACAGAGATAAATAAAGACTTGCTTATCAGCTTCATCAACAGCCTGCTCCATGGCAGGGAAGTGGTGAAAGACCTTACTTACCTCAATACCGAACACCTCGGCACCAGCGAAGCCGACCGCCGTGCCGTGTTCGATGTGTATTGCGAGAACGAGAAAGGCGAGAAGATACTCGTTGAAATGCAACGGGGTATCCAGCAGTATTTCAAAGACCGCAGCCTTTATTATGCTACCTTCCCTATCCGTGAGCAAGGGCAGAAAGGGGAATGGGACTATCGGTTGAAGTCTGTATATATCATTGGTATCCTTAATTTTACATTTGACAAGGACAATGACGATTATTACCACCACGAAGTGCAATTGTTGGACAATCAGACCAAGGAAGTCTTCTACGACAAGCTGACCTTCATCTATCTGGAGATGCCCAAGTTCAATAAGACCGAAGATGAACTGAACGGCATGTTCGAGAAATGGCTCTTCGTGCTCCGCAACCTTTCGCGCCTGATGGAACGCCCCAAAGCCTTGCAAGAGCGCGTCTTCACCAAACTCTTCGAAGCCGCAGAGATTGCCAAGTTCACCAAGACCGAATACGACAATTACGAAGAAAGCCTGAAAGTCTACCGTGATTGGAAAAATATGATAGTTACGGAAAAGAAGATCTCATGGGAAGAAGGGCATGAAATAGGAACTGAAGAAGGAGAAAAGAAAAAAGCAATTAAAACGGCACGGGCAATGAAAGCTGACAACGAGCCTATTGCTAAAATTATGAAATATACGGAACTGTCTGAAGAAGAAATTAATCAACTATAA
- a CDS encoding iron-containing alcohol dehydrogenase codes for MNANPIFSLYVPTKILFGCGEIKKLATETLPGRKAMIVISGGTSMRKYGYLDKVIGYLTENDVSAIVYDKILPNPIKAHVMEAAAICREQKCDFIIGLGGGSSIDSAKAIAIMACNDGDYWNYIVGGSGKGRPVTKALPVVAIPTTAGTGTEADPWTVITNEEKQEKIGFGCPLTFPALSIIDPSLMLTVPPHLTAYQGFDAFFHAAEGFLANCATPISDLYALEAIRLLYKYLPVAVNDGRDLKARAKVAWASTLAGLVEATSCCISEHSMEHAMSAYYPELPHGAGLIAISAAYFETFRNDSMKRYMKMAEAMTQQKSNRPSDFIDALLRMQKECRVDEIKLSDWGIKLEDFPKMVQNARETMGNLFTLDPRPLTDEEVLGIYQKSYK; via the coding sequence ATGAACGCAAATCCTATTTTCAGTTTGTACGTACCGACCAAGATATTGTTCGGATGCGGTGAGATAAAGAAGTTAGCTACCGAGACGCTTCCCGGAAGGAAAGCCATGATAGTCATCTCAGGCGGAACATCCATGAGAAAATACGGATACCTGGATAAAGTAATAGGATACCTGACCGAAAACGATGTATCTGCCATTGTGTACGACAAGATACTCCCTAACCCGATTAAGGCACACGTGATGGAAGCCGCGGCTATCTGCCGTGAGCAGAAGTGTGATTTCATCATCGGCCTGGGAGGCGGAAGCAGCATCGATTCAGCCAAAGCCATTGCCATCATGGCATGCAATGACGGGGATTATTGGAATTATATCGTAGGCGGAAGCGGCAAGGGGCGTCCCGTGACGAAAGCCCTTCCGGTTGTTGCCATACCTACCACCGCGGGCACGGGGACCGAGGCTGACCCCTGGACGGTAATCACTAACGAGGAGAAGCAGGAGAAAATCGGTTTCGGATGTCCGCTGACTTTCCCCGCCCTTTCGATTATCGACCCTTCCCTGATGCTTACGGTTCCCCCTCACTTGACCGCTTATCAAGGTTTTGATGCATTCTTCCATGCCGCCGAAGGCTTCTTGGCGAACTGCGCTACGCCGATAAGCGACCTGTATGCGCTGGAGGCCATCCGCCTGCTTTACAAGTATCTGCCTGTAGCCGTGAACGACGGGCGCGACCTGAAGGCACGTGCCAAGGTGGCATGGGCAAGCACCCTTGCCGGGCTGGTGGAAGCTACCTCGTGCTGCATTTCAGAGCATTCGATGGAACACGCCATGAGCGCTTATTATCCCGAACTTCCGCACGGGGCGGGGCTGATAGCCATCAGTGCGGCTTATTTCGAGACGTTCCGCAACGATAGCATGAAGCGTTACATGAAGATGGCTGAGGCGATGACCCAGCAGAAGAGCAACCGTCCGAGCGATTTCATCGATGCGCTGCTCCGGATGCAGAAAGAATGTCGTGTAGACGAGATTAAGTTGAGCGATTGGGGCATCAAGCTGGAGGATTTCCCGAAGATGGTTCAGAATGCGCGCGAAACCATGGGCAATCTCTTTACGCTCGACCCGCGCCCGTTGACCGATGAAGAAGTTTTGGGCATTTACCAGAAGTCTTATAAATAA
- the nadB gene encoding L-aspartate oxidase: protein MIRKFDFLVIGSGIAGMSFALKVAHKGSVALICKAGLEEANTYFAQGGIASVTNLKVDNFEKHIHDTMVAGDWISDRAAVEKVVRNAPAQIEQLIQWGVNFDKKEDGEFDLHREGGHSEFRILHHKDNTGAEIQTSLIEEVKRHPNITVFTNFYAVEIITQHHLGIIVTRHTPGIKCYGAYVLNEATGEVDTFLSKVTVMATGGCEAVYRHTTNPLVATGDGIAMVYRAKGIVKDMEFIQFHPTALYHPGDRPSFLITEAMRGYGGVLRNLAGEEFMQKYDPRLSLAPRDIVARAIDSEMKQRGEDHVFLDVTHKDPEETKKHFPNIYKKCLSLGIDITKDYIPVAPAAHYLCGGIKVDLDGQSSIKRLYALGECSCTGLHGGNRLASNSLIEAIVYADSAARHALSVLDRYDFNEDIPEWNAEGTMNNEERILITQSMKEVNQIMEAYVGIVRSNLRLVRAWNRLDILYEETERLFKRVKASREICELRNMINVGYLITRQAMERKESRGLHYTIDYPHAKRTEEEQAL from the coding sequence ATGATAAGGAAATTTGATTTTCTCGTTATCGGTTCAGGGATTGCCGGAATGAGTTTTGCGCTCAAAGTGGCGCATAAAGGTTCGGTCGCGTTGATTTGCAAAGCCGGACTGGAAGAAGCCAATACCTATTTTGCACAAGGAGGAATCGCTTCTGTGACCAATCTGAAGGTGGACAATTTCGAAAAACACATTCATGACACCATGGTCGCAGGCGACTGGATAAGCGACCGCGCCGCCGTAGAGAAAGTGGTGCGCAACGCACCCGCCCAAATCGAACAACTCATCCAATGGGGGGTGAACTTCGATAAAAAGGAGGACGGAGAGTTCGACCTGCACCGCGAAGGCGGGCATTCCGAGTTCCGCATCCTGCATCACAAAGACAACACCGGCGCCGAGATACAGACCAGCCTGATAGAAGAAGTGAAGCGGCATCCGAACATCACCGTCTTCACCAACTTCTACGCCGTGGAAATCATCACCCAGCACCACTTGGGAATCATCGTCACCCGCCATACGCCGGGCATCAAGTGCTACGGCGCATACGTATTGAACGAAGCCACGGGCGAAGTCGACACCTTCCTCTCAAAGGTGACGGTAATGGCTACAGGCGGATGCGAAGCGGTTTACCGCCATACGACCAACCCGCTGGTGGCTACCGGAGACGGCATCGCAATGGTCTACCGCGCCAAAGGCATCGTGAAGGATATGGAGTTCATCCAGTTCCACCCCACCGCCCTGTACCATCCGGGCGACCGCCCCAGCTTCCTGATTACGGAAGCCATGCGGGGATACGGCGGCGTGCTCCGCAACCTGGCGGGTGAGGAATTCATGCAGAAATACGACCCGCGCCTGTCTCTGGCTCCACGCGACATCGTAGCCCGCGCCATCGATAGCGAGATGAAGCAAAGGGGAGAAGACCATGTATTCCTCGACGTAACCCATAAAGACCCCGAAGAAACCAAGAAGCATTTCCCGAACATCTATAAGAAATGCCTCAGCCTGGGCATCGATATCACCAAAGACTATATCCCCGTAGCACCCGCCGCCCATTATCTGTGCGGAGGCATCAAGGTAGACCTCGACGGACAATCGAGCATCAAGCGCCTGTATGCCTTGGGCGAATGCTCGTGCACCGGCCTGCACGGAGGAAACCGCCTGGCTTCCAACTCCCTGATAGAGGCAATCGTCTATGCCGACTCTGCCGCCCGTCATGCCTTGAGCGTACTCGACCGGTACGATTTCAACGAGGATATTCCGGAATGGAATGCCGAAGGAACGATGAACAACGAAGAGCGTATCCTGATTACCCAAAGCATGAAAGAGGTGAACCAAATCATGGAAGCCTACGTGGGAATCGTGCGGAGCAACCTCCGCCTGGTACGTGCATGGAACCGCCTGGATATCTTGTACGAAGAGACCGAACGCCTCTTCAAACGCGTAAAGGCTTCGCGCGAGATATGCGAACTCCGCAACATGATTAATGTAGGCTATCTGATTACCCGCCAGGCAATGGAACGCAAAGAAAGCCGGGGCTTGCACTATACCATCGACTATCCGCACGCCAAGCGGACCGAAGAAGAACAAGCGCTTTGA
- a CDS encoding PH domain-containing protein, protein MSKIMYRTFHSKVGWWYWLLMGVTAFLLLDFFWFHHTVLMILTAVAMVFEIEMLIHTCYILTEDGRLRIESGRFVPDTEIEIRSITGMRRVKSCSLAPALSVERIEIAYRKEGKENAVQVSPRHAGDFMAWVQKKMNADNKPNTE, encoded by the coding sequence ATGAGCAAGATAATGTACAGGACATTCCATTCGAAAGTAGGCTGGTGGTATTGGCTTCTCATGGGCGTTACCGCTTTCCTGCTTTTGGATTTCTTTTGGTTCCATCACACGGTCCTCATGATTCTGACGGCCGTGGCAATGGTGTTCGAGATTGAAATGCTGATTCATACGTGCTATATCCTTACGGAAGACGGGAGGCTGCGGATAGAAAGCGGGCGTTTTGTTCCGGACACCGAAATCGAAATCCGTTCGATAACAGGCATGAGGCGGGTGAAGTCGTGCTCCCTCGCTCCGGCATTGTCCGTGGAGCGGATTGAAATCGCCTATCGGAAAGAAGGGAAAGAAAACGCCGTGCAGGTATCTCCCCGCCATGCCGGGGACTTTATGGCATGGGTGCAAAAGAAAATGAATGCAGATAATAAACCGAATACAGAATAA
- the lpdA gene encoding dihydrolipoyl dehydrogenase, with protein sequence MKYQVAIIGGGPAGYTAAELAGKAGLSVVLFEKNSVGGVCLNEGCIPTKTLLYASKLYYSCVNARKYHVSADAVTCDLPKMVARKSKVVRKLVLGIKAKLTAAHVTLVSGEAFIVDKHTVRCGEETYACENLMLCTGSRTVIPPIPGIDKVAYWTHREALDNKEVPQSLIIVGGGVIGMEFASFFCDLGVKVTVIEMMDEILNGIDREIAALLRAGYAKRGVDFRLGAKVTQLKQGDSGVYVCYESSGVEDCVAAERLLLSVGRRPVTEGFGLENLGLETTERGCIKVDGQLRTSVPGVYACGDLNGVSLLAHTAVREAEIAVGAILGKTDTMSYRAIPGVVYTHPEVASVGKTEEALQKEGTTYRAIKFPMTYSGRFVAENEGENGWVKVLADADNKVLGVHLLGNPASELIVLGGMLVEDGGTLDAFRRYVFPHPTVGELFRDL encoded by the coding sequence ATGAAATACCAAGTAGCGATTATCGGAGGGGGACCTGCCGGATATACCGCCGCCGAACTTGCCGGAAAGGCGGGACTCAGTGTGGTCTTGTTTGAGAAGAACAGCGTGGGAGGCGTATGCCTTAACGAGGGCTGCATTCCTACGAAAACGCTCTTATATGCATCGAAGCTTTATTATAGTTGCGTGAACGCCCGCAAGTATCATGTAAGTGCCGATGCAGTTACGTGCGATTTGCCGAAGATGGTGGCGCGCAAGTCGAAGGTGGTGCGCAAGCTGGTGCTGGGCATCAAGGCGAAACTCACCGCGGCGCATGTCACATTGGTGAGCGGAGAGGCGTTCATCGTAGACAAGCATACCGTGCGTTGCGGCGAAGAGACGTATGCGTGCGAAAACCTGATGTTGTGTACGGGAAGCCGGACGGTTATCCCGCCCATTCCGGGCATTGATAAAGTGGCATACTGGACACATCGCGAAGCGCTCGACAACAAGGAAGTCCCCCAGTCGCTGATTATCGTGGGGGGAGGCGTTATCGGAATGGAGTTCGCCTCGTTTTTCTGCGATTTGGGCGTGAAGGTGACCGTGATTGAGATGATGGACGAGATACTGAACGGCATCGACCGGGAGATAGCCGCTTTGCTCCGTGCCGGATATGCCAAGCGGGGCGTGGATTTCAGGCTGGGCGCCAAGGTCACCCAGCTGAAGCAAGGCGATTCGGGCGTCTATGTATGTTATGAGTCATCGGGCGTGGAAGATTGTGTCGCGGCGGAACGGTTGCTTTTGAGCGTAGGGCGCCGTCCGGTGACGGAAGGTTTCGGGCTGGAGAACTTGGGGCTGGAAACTACAGAGAGAGGCTGCATCAAGGTAGACGGGCAGCTCCGCACTTCTGTTCCGGGCGTGTATGCATGCGGAGACCTGAACGGGGTTTCCCTCTTGGCGCATACGGCGGTGCGGGAAGCCGAAATAGCCGTGGGGGCAATTCTGGGCAAAACGGACACGATGAGCTACCGCGCCATACCGGGCGTAGTGTACACGCATCCCGAAGTGGCATCGGTAGGGAAGACCGAAGAAGCCTTGCAAAAAGAAGGCACCACATATCGGGCAATCAAGTTCCCGATGACGTATTCCGGACGGTTCGTTGCCGAGAATGAGGGCGAGAACGGTTGGGTGAAGGTATTGGCGGATGCCGATAATAAGGTGCTGGGTGTGCATCTGTTGGGAAATCCGGCTTCCGAACTTATCGTGCTGGGCGGCATGCTGGTAGAAGACGGAGGTACGTTAGACGCCTTCCGGCGGTATGTATTTCCGCATCCCACGGTGGGCGAATTGTTCAGGGATTTGTGA
- the dacB gene encoding D-alanyl-D-alanine carboxypeptidase/D-alanyl-D-alanine endopeptidase — protein MRKLGLLLLLWAGIFRLYGQDITVRLDSLVSSSALLQTSEVGISVFNLTQGKPVYAYQDRKLYRPASVEKVITSVTALARLGESYTFDTRLAYTGTIGQDSVLHGDLMLIGGFDPEFMEEDLDELAEAVLRAGIRSIEGKLVADVSVMDSVYWGSGWAWDDAQYSFQPYLSPLMLNRGCVSVSVKPAQRGHRPEVEVTPESDYYVIDNRAVSHIPHCGRLRIERDWMHNENAIHITGNANRACGQLLSMFSSQDFFVHTFAYKLRQKRVGLDSLAYGICPEEATYIYKVSRPLEAVLKRALKKSDNLCAEALFYHLAIGGSERKGIGAEDAQKAVERFMRHQIKKEPDDYSIVDGSGVSMYNYISPDLLVEYLKYAYAHKEVFEPFYAALPIAGVDGTLRYRMRKSNAFRNVHAKTGTVKGVSSLAGYVRSAKGDLLAFAIINQNILSGRKARLFQDKICEILAQ, from the coding sequence ATGAGAAAACTGGGCTTACTGTTATTGCTTTGGGCAGGAATATTCCGGCTATACGGGCAGGACATCACCGTCCGGCTCGATTCGTTGGTTTCGTCTTCTGCCCTTTTGCAGACGTCCGAAGTGGGCATTTCGGTCTTCAACCTGACCCAAGGCAAGCCGGTGTATGCCTATCAGGACCGGAAACTGTACCGTCCCGCTTCGGTAGAGAAAGTGATTACCTCGGTCACGGCTTTGGCTCGGCTGGGCGAATCGTATACGTTTGATACCCGTCTGGCATATACCGGAACCATAGGGCAGGATAGTGTCTTGCACGGAGACCTGATGCTGATAGGAGGCTTCGACCCCGAATTTATGGAAGAAGATTTGGATGAACTGGCGGAAGCGGTTCTCCGGGCAGGCATCCGCAGCATCGAGGGGAAACTGGTGGCGGATGTGTCGGTGATGGATTCCGTGTATTGGGGCTCGGGCTGGGCATGGGACGACGCGCAATATTCGTTCCAGCCCTATCTGTCTCCCCTGATGCTCAACCGGGGGTGTGTGAGCGTATCGGTAAAGCCTGCGCAAAGAGGGCACCGTCCCGAGGTGGAGGTCACTCCCGAATCGGATTATTATGTCATTGATAACCGTGCCGTGAGCCATATCCCCCATTGTGGAAGGTTGAGAATCGAGCGCGACTGGATGCATAACGAGAATGCGATTCACATCACGGGGAACGCCAACCGTGCCTGCGGGCAATTGCTGAGCATGTTTTCTTCTCAGGATTTCTTTGTGCATACGTTCGCCTATAAGCTGAGGCAAAAGCGCGTCGGTCTGGATTCGTTGGCGTATGGGATTTGTCCCGAAGAGGCTACCTATATATATAAGGTGTCCCGTCCGCTGGAAGCGGTATTGAAGCGTGCCTTGAAGAAGAGCGATAACCTGTGTGCCGAGGCTTTGTTCTATCATTTGGCGATTGGCGGTTCGGAGCGGAAAGGCATCGGTGCGGAAGATGCGCAAAAGGCGGTAGAGCGTTTCATGCGGCATCAGATTAAGAAAGAGCCGGATGACTATAGCATTGTAGACGGAAGCGGCGTGTCGATGTACAATTACATTTCGCCCGACCTGTTGGTGGAATACCTGAAGTATGCCTATGCCCACAAAGAGGTATTCGAGCCTTTCTATGCAGCCTTGCCGATAGCGGGTGTAGACGGGACCCTCCGTTATCGGATGCGGAAAAGCAATGCCTTCCGCAACGTACATGCCAAGACAGGAACCGTAAAGGGGGTCAGTTCGCTTGCCGGATATGTCCGTTCGGCAAAGGGGGACTTGCTTGCGTTCGCTATCATTAATCAAAATATATTAAGCGGAAGAAAAGCACGTCTTTTTCAAGATAAGATTTGTGAAATTTTGGCACAATAA
- a CDS encoding gluconate 5-dehydrogenase, with product MVNFSLEGKVALVTGASYGIGFAIATAFAQAGATIVFNDIKQELVDKGLAAYKEKGITAHGYVCDVTNEEAVNAFIAQVEKEVGVIDILVNNAGIIKRIPMCDMTAAEFRQVIDVDLNAPFIVSKAVIPGMIKKGHGKIINICSMMSELGRETVSAYAAAKGGLKMLTRNIASEYGEYNIQCNGIGPGYIATPQTAPLRERQADGSRHPFDAFIVAKTPAARWGTPEDLMGPAVFLASDASDFVNGHVLYVDGGILAYIGKQPK from the coding sequence ATGGTTAATTTTTCATTAGAGGGTAAGGTAGCTCTTGTAACAGGTGCTTCTTACGGTATCGGTTTCGCTATTGCTACTGCTTTTGCTCAAGCAGGTGCGACGATTGTGTTCAATGATATCAAACAAGAATTGGTAGACAAAGGTTTGGCTGCTTATAAGGAAAAAGGCATCACCGCACATGGTTATGTATGCGATGTAACCAATGAAGAAGCCGTAAACGCTTTCATTGCACAAGTGGAAAAAGAAGTGGGCGTTATCGATATTCTGGTAAATAATGCAGGTATTATCAAACGTATTCCGATGTGCGATATGACAGCTGCTGAATTCCGTCAAGTGATTGATGTAGACCTGAACGCTCCGTTCATCGTGTCGAAAGCCGTTATTCCGGGCATGATTAAGAAAGGTCACGGAAAGATTATCAATATCTGCTCTATGATGAGCGAATTGGGCCGTGAAACTGTATCTGCATACGCAGCTGCTAAAGGCGGTCTGAAGATGCTGACCCGTAACATCGCTTCTGAATACGGCGAATACAATATCCAATGTAACGGCATCGGCCCGGGTTACATCGCTACTCCGCAGACCGCTCCGTTGCGCGAACGTCAGGCAGACGGCTCTCGTCACCCGTTCGATGCATTCATCGTAGCGAAGACTCCTGCTGCCCGTTGGGGAACTCCTGAAGACCTGATGGGTCCGGCTGTATTCCTGGCATCAGATGCATCCGACTTCGTAAACGGCCATGTATTGTACGTAGACGGCGGTATCTTGGCTTACATCGGCAAGCAACCGAAATAA
- a CDS encoding glycoside hydrolase family 2 TIM barrel-domain containing protein — MEAKPQTHIERFAVDARADGTLRTDVYMANLKEGSRLEMELKAVASASLVGQRVFELTTASQQTLTAQWDNIRKWDPEHPHLYQLTLRLLDADGNLLHEMADRIGFRTVEFRPADGIYLNGVKLLVKGTNRHCFDPETGRSVSRELDLKDARLIKQMNMNAVRSHYPPDKHFLQLCDSLGLLYVYELAGWQNSYSDSIAARLLPEMIARDVNHPCIFLWGNGNEGGWNTTVDDRFADYDPQQRHVIHPWANFNGLDTRHYPNGEDNVYRMERGQNVFMMTEFVHGLYDRGQGAGLEGLWAKFRTSPLFAGGFTWAYVDEALHRTDTGQMDTYGPNAPDGIVSADRQPEGSFYTVREVWSPIQIAPMRVTGSFDGAFRVTNEYLFSRLDEARMKWRVWKTPLSPEVPVCLAEGDVQLPAIAPGETGTARFTLPEGFRQADMLELEAYNAAGDTVCTWTYPIRNARAYFEAYQRTVSTMPARYQLDEDSVMLEAGEVRATFSRTDGMLLSLTRNGQLIPLSRGPLPVGMKAEVSSSAVRMQGDTAVFTVKYTGGTDSIVWRMTPSGLLGMDALILNRRGAFYDKDVYNLGFTFSYPERAVKGMQWLGHGPYRVWKNRIRGTRHGIWQKAYNNTVTGEYYIPIVYPEFKGYHAGIYWATLQNPDGPSLHIYSETDGLFLHIFTPEEQRDRESRGLSVKQYPAGDLSFLLDIPAVNSQGLGGNSSTVKVNKGDEGFRIKLWFGFR; from the coding sequence TTGGAAGCAAAACCACAGACACACATCGAACGCTTTGCCGTGGATGCACGTGCCGATGGTACATTACGCACCGATGTTTATATGGCTAACTTGAAAGAAGGCTCCCGGCTGGAGATGGAACTGAAAGCGGTCGCTTCGGCTTCTCTGGTGGGACAACGGGTGTTCGAGCTTACCACTGCTTCTCAACAAACGCTTACGGCGCAATGGGATAATATTCGGAAATGGGATCCTGAACATCCCCATCTTTACCAGCTCACCCTGCGTTTGCTGGATGCGGACGGAAACCTCCTTCACGAGATGGCAGACCGTATCGGTTTCCGAACCGTGGAGTTCCGACCAGCTGATGGTATTTATCTTAATGGAGTCAAATTGTTGGTGAAAGGTACCAATCGGCATTGTTTCGACCCTGAAACCGGACGTAGCGTAAGTCGGGAGCTCGACTTGAAGGATGCCCGCCTTATCAAACAGATGAACATGAATGCCGTACGTTCGCACTATCCGCCCGACAAGCATTTCCTGCAGCTTTGCGACTCGTTGGGCTTGCTTTATGTGTACGAATTGGCTGGCTGGCAGAACAGTTATAGCGATAGCATTGCCGCACGCTTGCTTCCTGAAATGATAGCCCGAGATGTCAATCATCCTTGCATCTTCCTTTGGGGCAATGGAAACGAAGGCGGATGGAATACTACCGTAGATGACCGTTTTGCCGATTATGACCCTCAGCAACGGCATGTCATCCATCCGTGGGCCAATTTTAACGGATTGGACACAAGACATTACCCTAATGGAGAAGACAATGTGTATCGCATGGAACGCGGGCAGAATGTATTCATGATGACGGAATTTGTTCACGGACTGTATGACCGGGGGCAAGGAGCCGGCTTGGAAGGTTTGTGGGCGAAGTTCCGTACCAGTCCCCTCTTTGCCGGAGGATTCACATGGGCTTACGTGGATGAGGCTTTGCATCGTACCGATACCGGACAGATGGATACGTATGGTCCCAATGCGCCTGATGGCATTGTCAGTGCCGACCGTCAGCCCGAAGGAAGTTTCTATACCGTCCGTGAAGTGTGGTCACCTATACAAATAGCGCCGATGCGCGTGACCGGTTCTTTTGATGGTGCTTTTCGGGTGACTAACGAATATTTGTTCAGCCGCTTGGATGAAGCCCGCATGAAGTGGCGGGTATGGAAGACTCCCTTATCTCCCGAAGTCCCCGTGTGTCTGGCTGAAGGCGATGTCCAACTGCCTGCTATCGCCCCAGGTGAGACCGGAACGGCTCGCTTTACCCTGCCCGAAGGTTTCCGGCAAGCCGATATGCTGGAACTGGAAGCATACAATGCGGCTGGCGATACGGTATGTACATGGACGTATCCTATCCGCAATGCTCGTGCTTATTTTGAAGCTTATCAGAGAACGGTCTCCACAATGCCGGCCCGTTATCAGCTGGACGAAGACAGTGTCATGCTTGAAGCCGGAGAAGTACGTGCCACTTTTAGCCGGACAGACGGTATGCTTCTCAGCCTTACGCGAAACGGACAACTTATTCCGTTAAGCCGGGGACCGCTTCCTGTTGGTATGAAAGCTGAAGTATCTTCTTCTGCAGTACGGATGCAAGGCGATACAGCCGTATTCACCGTGAAGTATACGGGAGGAACTGATTCTATTGTTTGGCGGATGACCCCTTCCGGATTACTGGGTATGGATGCGCTGATTCTTAACCGGCGTGGCGCGTTTTATGACAAGGATGTATATAACTTAGGCTTCACTTTCTCTTATCCGGAGCGTGCCGTAAAAGGAATGCAATGGTTGGGACACGGTCCTTACCGTGTATGGAAAAATCGCATCCGGGGGACACGCCACGGCATTTGGCAGAAAGCCTATAACAACACCGTTACAGGTGAATATTACATTCCGATTGTCTATCCGGAGTTCAAAGGCTATCATGCCGGAATTTATTGGGCTACGCTGCAAAATCCGGATGGACCTTCTTTGCATATTTATAGTGAAACAGACGGGCTCTTCCTGCATATATTCACTCCTGAGGAACAACGGGACCGTGAGAGCCGGGGACTTTCTGTCAAGCAATATCCTGCGGGCGACCTTTCCTTCCTGCTCGACATACCTGCTGTTAATTCGCAAGGCTTAGGCGGAAATTCTTCTACCGTCAAGGTGAACAAGGGTGATGAAGGCTTCCGCATCAAGTTATGGTTTGGCTTCCGCTAA
- a CDS encoding metal ABC transporter solute-binding protein, Zn/Mn family — MKTYLFLLIALLLTACGGSQQAGQKPVITVSIEPLRYFAEAIAGDRYQVVSMVPEGSSPETYDPTPRQMIDLSRSRAFLRAGYLGYELAWADKLQQNAKDVPFFDLSEGIELIREEGHAHAGGIEPHIWTSITNAGIIADNIARVMCRLDPEHAEEYKTNAAGLKAKITNLDKEIRAYLPDAPKAFLIYHPALSYFAREYGLTQISIEEGGKEPSPAQLETLITRCREMHVGVIFVQKEFDTRNAEVIARELHVPTVTINPLSYQWEREMRAVARVLSNPNEKL, encoded by the coding sequence ATGAAAACCTATCTTTTTCTTCTTATCGCCTTGCTTCTTACGGCTTGCGGAGGGAGCCAACAGGCTGGGCAGAAGCCGGTTATCACCGTAAGCATCGAGCCGTTGCGCTATTTTGCCGAAGCCATTGCAGGCGACCGGTATCAAGTGGTAAGTATGGTGCCGGAGGGGAGCAGCCCTGAGACATACGACCCTACGCCCAGGCAGATGATAGACTTGAGCCGGAGCCGGGCTTTCTTGCGTGCAGGATACCTCGGATACGAACTGGCCTGGGCGGACAAGTTGCAGCAGAATGCGAAAGATGTGCCTTTCTTCGACCTTTCGGAAGGCATTGAACTGATACGGGAGGAAGGGCACGCTCATGCCGGAGGGATAGAGCCGCATATCTGGACTTCGATTACCAATGCGGGGATTATCGCGGATAATATTGCCCGTGTGATGTGCCGGCTGGACCCGGAGCATGCGGAAGAATACAAAACCAATGCCGCCGGATTGAAGGCGAAGATAACGAATCTGGATAAGGAGATAAGGGCGTATCTGCCGGATGCGCCAAAGGCTTTCCTGATTTATCATCCTGCCTTGTCGTATTTTGCCAGGGAATACGGGCTGACTCAAATCAGCATCGAAGAAGGAGGAAAAGAGCCTTCGCCCGCACAACTGGAAACGTTGATTACCCGGTGCAGGGAGATGCATGTCGGGGTGATATTTGTTCAGAAAGAATTTGATACCCGCAATGCGGAGGTGATTGCCCGTGAGCTGCATGTCCCGACGGTGACTATCAATCCGCTCAGCTATCAATGGGAACGGGAGATGAGAGCCGTTGCACGTGTGTTGTCGAACCCGAACGAGAAGCTATGA